The Pseudosulfitobacter pseudonitzschiae genome includes a region encoding these proteins:
- the carA gene encoding glutamine-hydrolyzing carbamoyl-phosphate synthase small subunit — MSAHAPTHPTACLALADGTLFYGVGFGATGQTEAELCFNTAMTGYQEIMTDPSYAGQIVTFTFPHIGNTGITPEDDENADPVAAGMVVKWMPTEPSNWRSAGTLGDWLSARGRIAIGGVDTRRLTRAIRHAGAPHVALVHNPDGIFDTEKLVAAARGFAGLNGVDLAKDVTCAQSYQWNEMRWAWPEGYKPQKDPKYKVVAVDYGAKRNILRCLASAGCDVTVLPASATTEDVLSHNPDGVFLSNGPGDPAATGVYAVPMIKGILDQTDLPVFGICLGHQMLALALGAQTVKMSHGHHGANHPVKDHETGKVEITSMNHGFAVDGQSLPKGVIETHTSLFDGSNCGIRIDGRPVYSVQHHPEASPGPQDSFYLFERFAEAMAERAR; from the coding sequence ATGTCCGCGCACGCTCCCACGCACCCGACCGCCTGTCTTGCCCTAGCCGATGGCACGCTTTTTTACGGGGTGGGTTTTGGCGCCACCGGCCAAACCGAAGCTGAACTGTGCTTTAACACAGCGATGACCGGCTATCAGGAGATCATGACCGACCCGTCCTATGCAGGGCAAATCGTGACCTTTACCTTCCCGCATATCGGCAACACGGGCATCACGCCCGAAGACGATGAAAATGCCGACCCGGTGGCGGCTGGCATGGTGGTGAAATGGATGCCGACCGAGCCATCGAACTGGCGCAGCGCGGGCACATTGGGCGACTGGCTGTCGGCACGTGGACGTATCGCGATTGGCGGCGTCGATACCCGCCGTCTGACCCGTGCGATCCGCCACGCAGGTGCGCCGCATGTGGCGCTGGTCCACAACCCAGATGGCATCTTCGACACAGAAAAACTGGTTGCTGCCGCGCGCGGTTTTGCGGGGTTGAACGGTGTTGATCTGGCCAAAGATGTCACCTGTGCACAGTCCTACCAATGGAACGAAATGCGGTGGGCATGGCCCGAAGGCTACAAGCCGCAAAAAGACCCTAAATACAAAGTGGTGGCCGTCGATTATGGCGCCAAGCGCAATATCCTGCGCTGTCTGGCTTCGGCCGGTTGCGACGTGACCGTGCTGCCCGCCAGCGCCACAACCGAGGATGTGTTGTCACACAATCCCGATGGTGTGTTCCTATCCAACGGACCGGGCGATCCGGCAGCCACCGGCGTCTATGCAGTGCCGATGATCAAGGGTATTCTGGACCAGACCGACCTGCCCGTTTTTGGCATCTGTCTGGGCCACCAGATGCTGGCGCTGGCGCTTGGCGCACAGACAGTCAAGATGAGCCACGGTCACCACGGCGCCAACCATCCGGTGAAGGATCACGAGACCGGCAAGGTCGAGATCACTTCGATGAACCACGGCTTTGCCGTCGACGGGCAGAGTCTGCCCAAAGGCGTGATCGAAACCCACACCTCGCTTTTTGACGGGTCGAACTGCGGCATCCGCATCGACGGGCGTCCGGTCTATTCGGTACAGCATCACCCCGAAGCCAGCCCCGGCCCGCAAGACAGCTTTTACCTGTTCGAGCGTTTCGCCGAGGCAATGGCCGAACGCGCCCGCTAA
- a CDS encoding GatB/YqeY domain-containing protein, producing MDMRTRISTALKRAMKEKATDRLSTLRLINAAFKDKDIDVRAAGAEDGVDDAALLAILSRMVKQRQESARAYEEGGRLDLAERERSEVKIIEEFLPQQLSEEKSAAAVDAAVAEVGADSIRDMGKVMAVLKAKYTGQMDFGSVGLMVKDRLSS from the coding sequence ATGGATATGCGAACCCGGATTTCGACTGCGCTAAAGCGGGCGATGAAGGAAAAAGCCACCGACCGGCTTTCGACACTGCGGCTGATCAATGCGGCGTTCAAGGACAAAGACATTGATGTCCGCGCCGCAGGCGCCGAGGACGGTGTGGACGATGCCGCCCTTCTGGCGATCCTGAGCCGCATGGTCAAACAACGGCAGGAAAGCGCGCGCGCTTATGAAGAGGGCGGGCGTCTGGATCTGGCCGAGCGGGAACGCTCTGAGGTCAAGATCATCGAAGAGTTCCTGCCCCAGCAGTTGAGCGAAGAGAAAAGTGCCGCTGCCGTCGATGCAGCTGTGGCCGAGGTGGGTGCCGACAGCATCCGCGACATGGGCAAGGTGATGGCTGTGCTGAAAGCCAAATACACCGGCCAAATGGACTTTGGCAGTGTCGGGTTGATGGTCAAGGACCGTCTGAGCTCCTGA
- a CDS encoding DUF2244 domain-containing protein, which produces MPYNWTTAPTAPIQELHLWPHQSLPARGMAAFVLTTFTLLLIPTLPLLGTRLLWWLLPFILLAVWGVYFALQHNYRTRQITEVLTLSGDTARLIRTNPKGDTQAWECNRYWTQVTKYEKDGPVPHYVTLKGMGREVEIGAFLSEDERIALYDELNRALRR; this is translated from the coding sequence ATGCCCTACAACTGGACAACTGCCCCCACGGCCCCGATCCAAGAACTGCACCTATGGCCACATCAGTCGCTGCCCGCACGCGGGATGGCGGCCTTTGTGCTGACCACCTTTACGCTGTTGCTGATTCCAACCCTGCCGCTGCTGGGTACGCGGCTGCTTTGGTGGCTGCTGCCGTTCATCTTGCTGGCTGTCTGGGGCGTCTATTTTGCGCTTCAGCACAATTACCGCACCCGCCAGATCACCGAAGTGCTGACCCTGTCAGGTGACACAGCACGGCTGATCCGCACCAACCCGAAGGGCGATACGCAAGCATGGGAATGCAACCGGTACTGGACCCAAGTCACCAAATACGAAAAAGACGGTCCGGTACCCCATTACGTCACGCTCAAAGGGATGGGCCGAGAGGTGGAGATCGGCGCATTTTTGTCCGAGGACGAGCGCATCGCCCTGTACGACGAGCTGAACCGCGCCTTGCGGCGTTAG
- the ctaD gene encoding cytochrome c oxidase subunit I has translation MADAAIHGHDHHDERGFFTRWFMSTNHKDIGILYLIVSAFAGFISVAFTVYMRLELMSPGVQFMCQEGARLIASSDVCTPNGHLWNVLITGHGILMMFFVVIPALFGGFGNYFMPLQIGAPDMAFPRMNNLSFWMYVAGTTLAVCSVLAPSEGGQHGAGVGWVLYPPLSVREGGMAMDLAIFAVHVSGASSILGAINMITTFLNMRAPGMTLFKVPLFSWSIFVTSWLILLSLPVLAGAITMLLMDRNFGFTFFDPAGGGDPVLYQHILWFFGHPEVYIVILPGFGIISHVIATFSRKPIFGYLPMVWALIAIGVLGFVVWAHHMYTVGMSLNQQSYFMLATMVIAVPTGVKVFSWIATMWMGSIEFKTPMLWAFGFLVLFTVGGVTGIVLSQAAVDRAYHDTYYVVAHFHYVMSLGAVFAIFAGVYFYFPKMTGRMYPEWAGKLHFWMMFIGANITFFPQHFLGRQGMPRRYIDYPEAFSTWNYVSSWGAFLSFASFIFFFGIVIYSLLKGARVTEANPWNEYADTLEWTLPSPPPEHTFEILPKQEEWDHQRH, from the coding sequence ATGGCAGACGCAGCCATTCACGGGCACGATCATCACGACGAACGCGGGTTCTTTACCCGCTGGTTCATGTCCACAAACCACAAAGATATCGGTATTCTGTACCTTATCGTGTCGGCTTTCGCCGGTTTCATCTCGGTTGCATTTACCGTTTATATGCGCCTTGAATTGATGAGCCCCGGTGTTCAATTCATGTGTCAGGAAGGCGCGCGTCTGATCGCATCGTCTGACGTATGTACCCCCAACGGGCACCTCTGGAACGTGCTGATCACCGGCCACGGCATCCTGATGATGTTCTTTGTGGTGATTCCCGCCCTGTTCGGCGGGTTTGGCAACTATTTCATGCCGTTGCAGATTGGCGCGCCGGATATGGCGTTCCCGCGGATGAACAACCTGTCGTTCTGGATGTATGTCGCCGGTACAACATTGGCCGTCTGTTCGGTTCTGGCCCCTTCCGAGGGCGGGCAGCACGGGGCTGGTGTGGGCTGGGTTCTGTATCCGCCCCTGTCAGTGCGCGAAGGCGGCATGGCGATGGACCTTGCGATTTTCGCGGTTCACGTCTCGGGTGCCTCGTCCATTCTGGGCGCGATCAACATGATCACCACCTTCCTGAACATGCGTGCCCCTGGCATGACCCTGTTCAAGGTGCCGCTGTTCTCGTGGTCGATTTTTGTCACCAGCTGGCTGATCCTGCTGTCGCTGCCGGTTCTGGCGGGCGCAATCACCATGCTGCTGATGGACCGCAACTTCGGCTTTACCTTCTTTGATCCTGCCGGCGGCGGTGATCCGGTCCTGTACCAGCACATCTTGTGGTTCTTTGGTCACCCCGAAGTTTACATCGTGATCCTGCCGGGCTTTGGCATTATCAGCCACGTCATCGCCACCTTCTCGCGCAAGCCGATCTTCGGCTACCTGCCGATGGTCTGGGCGCTAATCGCCATTGGTGTGCTGGGCTTTGTCGTGTGGGCGCACCACATGTACACGGTCGGCATGTCGCTGAACCAGCAGTCTTACTTTATGCTTGCGACGATGGTCATCGCGGTCCCCACAGGGGTCAAGGTGTTCTCGTGGATCGCGACCATGTGGATGGGCTCGATCGAGTTCAAGACACCGATGCTCTGGGCCTTTGGCTTTCTGGTTCTGTTCACCGTGGGCGGCGTCACCGGCATCGTCCTCAGCCAGGCCGCAGTCGACCGCGCCTATCATGACACATACTATGTTGTGGCACACTTCCACTACGTGATGTCGCTGGGTGCCGTGTTTGCCATCTTTGCGGGGGTCTACTTCTACTTCCCAAAAATGACCGGCCGCATGTACCCCGAGTGGGCGGGCAAGCTGCACTTCTGGATGATGTTCATCGGTGCGAACATCACCTTCTTCCCGCAGCACTTCTTGGGTCGTCAGGGTATGCCACGTCGCTACATCGACTACCCCGAGGCATTCTCCACATGGAACTATGTTTCGAGCTGGGGTGCGTTCCTGTCCTTTGCGTCGTTCATCTTCTTCTTCGGCATCGTGATCTATTCACTGCTGAAAGGTGCCCGCGTCACAGAAGCGAACCCGTGGAACGAATATGCGGACACGCTGGAATGGACACTGCCCAGCCCGCCACCCGAGCACACGTTCGAAATCCTGCCCAAGCAGGAAGAGTGGGACCACCAGCGCCACTAA